The window GAGGAAGACTCCCTTGCAGATCCGGTCAGGGCTCGTCTTGTTTACATCGCCATCATGTACTTCACATCTCTCCAACTGTGGACAgtataatacaatattatagtctgttttttttacttgaattatcgtacctaataaaatacctaatactaattatgttttgatgttataaaaaatgtacGCAATAGGACAGAATGTAAATGATGAGATCGTAATAACCAGTAATATGCTCTAATGCTTTTTATTGAAGTTAATAAACTAAGTAATACCTACGAACTGAACAAGTCTTACGTAGCTATTAAACTAAACATCTTTCACATATATCACATCTTTCAGAGATGTCTGTCCTCACAATCCTAATAACATTACATCCTTTGTTCTTGTAAAAAATTGTGTTGGACAAAATACGGTGTATTATGTGTTTGTATTTAACAAGGGGTGTACTACCGGATGAGGGAATTTTTTAAGCAGTTCTATCTCTGCATCACTGATGACGTCATGGTACATTATGACGTCAGGATTGCGATGCAGCAGCTCCATCTTCACTCGCGCTAGACGCAGGAACGGATGTGGACCGTACTTGTAGTGGCACTTCAATCTGGAACACAAGATTCTCAAACTTATTTTGCCCATTGGCCACTTcgagaataaaaaatatgataccTCCTAATTCTAAAAACTGCTTTGGCTAGTATTCTTTTTAAACGTACCGTgagatattgttttttttcttagtGTAAAGAAGAAACGCGTAGAACTTTTATTATGTTACAATAAATTCAatgcattaagtaagtaaacgtaaatagaaataatatcgatttatttgtttacctCTTGGTAGTTTTTGCAGAGGCTGGGATTGCATGGCGACAAAggtgaaagaaaatgttttcttcGTAAGCGTCAAAATCACCCGATTCTTCTTCAAGCCACTGTTCATATTTATCCTGCGAAAAAAAATTGCCATAACAAACAGGTGCGAGCCAAATTCGCGTTCCAATGTAAGCGCAAAGGAACTGTCGCTAACTCACTAGGTACGAATCTAACGAATACTTATGCTTTAAAATATAGTTAAGTATTcgttaaaataagtaaaattctaaataaataattctgataaGAACTTCTGTAGTGGAAAGGGAGTCAAGAAAAAAACGTAGAAAATGTTCTTTGCTTATTATCATTCATGTAGTAAAGACTACAGTAAAGAGCGAAAATGCGAATGCACTCTGACTGCGTCATCATTTCCGTCGCATACGGTCGCATTATCTCGCTCTAACAACTGACAGTTCTGAGTGACAGACAAGGATAGAAACAGCAAAGTGCGGTTGCATACTGCCATGTAATTCAACCCTTATTGTTCAATTCATCCCCATAAGGATATAATTCAGTTTGGATGTAAGTTGTGTTTGTATGTTAGCATGTAATTAATTTATGCTCCTTACTTCCATCTGAAGTGATTTAAAGGTGGCTTCCAAGGACCTCTTCTCTCGATAGCAACCCCACAAGTAGTTTTTATCTTGGAGATTAACTGTTGGATACCGAGCCTTTAGTCTAGCGATCCAAGGTTCAAAGTTTTTGATGAATTGATCTGAAAAAATACCGTAAGTTGTTGACATAGGTACTAAGTATGTAAATTATCCAGTATAGAGAGTGtctttataattttacatgTACCTGCAGGTAGTAGAAAAGTTTTTCCACAATAGTTTACAAGCttagttaaataaaatgataaaaggCCAAGAAATTGACCTAGTCGATAAGTATGTCGATTTGTGTGACCTAGAGGTAAACGTTTAAAATTCCTTACGACTCTCGTGCACtcccaaaaaataaatatgtgttttttttgtatcttagaattttagtattaatattataaagttaaagctgccacagaaacgctgtttgaatcatctgataaagatgtaaaggcctgataTATAAAAgagtttacaataaatacattcacataataggtaagtagatacctatttaAGTAAAAAAGTCAAGTCAAATGTCAAATCGATAAAAAAGGAACTGACCTAAAGCATCATAGCCATGGTTGAGTTGATACATTATATCCCGTCTAGAATACCTATGGTCATCATTAAATAACTGATTCTCAAATTTGCGCACAGCTTCGTGCATCCACATTACACCTTGGTCGTAATAGTTCATTCTGTATAACTCCATTGCTAGCTCGAAACAGTCTCCAATTGTCATAGGTATGCTGGAAAATGCCAAAAAAGTATAGAAATATCCACTCCGAGTCGCTCCTTTTCAATAAAATCCTCTCAGAAATCCACCGATGTAGCCAACCTGAGTAGAGATTCCGGGCACGATCAGGcatgttgttttaaaatttacacTAAGTAAATGGCATCGGAAGCGTAATAGACCAGgaaggaatagaatagaatatatttttctgtaaaattttgcaatatttgtaatttcttggatctaaaaaatatttgtaattatttttttatcagagAGAGATAAAATTAAAAGCACACAGGGGCGGTACCAGGAGCGTTATGACGACGGGTTTATAAAATCGTACTTACAAGCGTTCAATATACGGTTTTCCGCTTTGACTGAAACAaagaacaagaaaaaatataaaaggatCATGGTTCGATTTTCCACATTTGCTATCTAGAGGGACTACTTTCTTGGTAAAATGAAACCCTAGAAAGCCACgtgttctattatgtttttttccGAAATAGTGAATCTATTCAAGCAATAAGCTGTTAATAAACTgttagtattttatctatctatctatcttgggACAAATATCAGAAGGGGCTGTGAGTTTCTTTTCTTGCGGGCCATAGGTTCCACTGCTTCGTTCTACTAAGCTTtttcaagtacttatttaaaat is drawn from Pectinophora gossypiella chromosome 7, ilPecGoss1.1, whole genome shotgun sequence and contains these coding sequences:
- the LOC126368197 gene encoding prolyl 4-hydroxylase subunit alpha-1-like codes for the protein MGLLRLQSMYSLNKTQLSEGLLVTNYSQSGKPYIERFIPMTIGDCFELAMELYRMNYYDQGVMWMHEAVRKFENQLFNDDHRYSRRDIMYQLNHGYDALDQFIKNFEPWIARLKARYPTVNLQDKNYLWGCYREKRSLEATFKSLQMEDKYEQWLEEESGDFDAYEENIFFHLCRHAIPASAKTTKRLKCHYKYGPHPFLRLARVKMELLHRNPDVIMYHDVISDAEIELLKKFPHPLERCEVHDGDVNKTSPDRICKGVFLNESFPLTLPIRRRISHFTDLDLVATERLVLTNYGIGGHFAPHYDFWIDEKTIKEQGNRIATTVIYLSNVEQGGATVFLSLRLTIFPVKGAALFWRNLLPSGDFDFQTFHTGCPVLRGTKWILTQWINIRGQEIRRPCPANYKKK